A region of Onychomys torridus chromosome 10, mOncTor1.1, whole genome shotgun sequence DNA encodes the following proteins:
- the Rnf4 gene encoding E3 ubiquitin-protein ligase RNF4, translated as MSTRNPQRKRRGGTVGSRQTQKRTRETTSTPEISLEAEPIELVETAGDEIVDLTCESLEPVVVDLTHNDSVVIVEERRRPRRNGRRLRQDHADSCVVSSDDEELSRDKDVYVTTHTPRSAKDEGAAGLRPSGTVSCPICMDGYSEIVQNGRLIVSTECGHVFCSQCLRDSLKNANTCPTCRKKINHKRYHPIYI; from the exons ATGAGCACA AGAAACCCTCAAAGAAAGCGGCGTGGTGGAACAGTAGGTTCTAGACAAACCCAGAAGCGAACTCGGGAAACAACTTCAACCCCTGAGATTTCCTTGGAAGCAGAACCCATAGAACTCGTGGAAACTG CTGGAGATGAAATCGTGGACCTCACCTGTGAATCTTTGGAGCCTGTGGTTGTGGACCTGACTCACAATGATTCTGTCGTG ATTGTTGAAG AAAGGAGAAGACCAAGAAGAAATGGGAGGAGGTTGCGCCAAGACCATGCTGATAGCTGTGTGGTAAGCAGTGATGATGAGGAACTGTCTAGGGACAAAGATGTGTATGTGACTACCCATACTCCTCGAAGCGCCAAGGATGAAGGAGCTGCAGGACTCAG GCCCTCAGGTACTGTCAGTTGTCCGATCTGCATGGATGGATACTCTGAG ATTGTGCAGAATGGGCGCCTGATTGTTTCTACAGAATGTGGCCACGTCTTCTGTAGCCAGTGCCTCCGTGATTCCCTTAAGAATGCTAACACTTGCCCAACTTGTAGGAAAAAGATCAACCATAAACGGTACCACCCCATTTATATATGA